A window of Equus caballus isolate H_3958 breed thoroughbred chromosome 10, TB-T2T, whole genome shotgun sequence contains these coding sequences:
- the C10H6orf58 gene encoding protein LEG1 homolog, with protein MPLHLSWTSVIVGCISASLAGIFNNSDLYPCLWKESSETSNISDAYPPLWKESPGEFSDYKVENGKYVINVWHYLERMGTYKILLNKTAKYFEKFAPENEQNILWGLPVHHGWQYYTGRLADPTQRTGCGHESGDHLCISVDSWWADFNYYLSAMPFLAAIDSGIMGISSDNVTFLPPSKDQMSFCYNVSSCHSSFPEAMKKWNEFYQHVKSCSDNLDDLLKYLWAAHVSSLKIAHKSFHDRLKYYSKQEADFERSWALFVDYLAPPRFPTTLTRMYEFQKGLPTRMLASGDIAPFIKDFTGFQNTVLLALNFIRKVHEYTGTIVIITGPPKLPRTSSHLKIPIRSHLQISFVVRSIQSLSRESASVKVASCSAQWL; from the exons ATGCCTCTCCATCTTTCTTGGACCTCTGTAATAGTTGGTTGTATTTCTGCTTCCTTAGCTGGAATATTCAATAACTCAGATTTATATCCCtgtctgtggaaagagagttctG AAACGTCCAATATCTCAGATGCATATCCCCCTCTGTGGAAAGAGAGTCCTGGTGAGTTCAGTGACTACAAGGTAGAAAATGGAAAGTATGTTATTAATGTCTGGCATTACCTTGAGAGAATGGGGACATATAAAATCCTATTGAACAAGACAGCcaagtattttgaaaaatttgcacccgaaaatgaacaaaatattttatgggGATTGCCTGTACATCATGGATGGCAATATTATACAG GCAGGTTAGCTGATCCCACCCAAAGGACTGGCTGCGGCCATGAATCTGGGGATCATCTGTGCATCTCTGTGGACAGTTGGTGGGCCG ACTTTAATTATTATCTCTCTGCAATGCCCTTCCTTGCTGCGATTGATTCCGGCATAATGGGGATATCATCAGACAATGTCACTTTTTTGCCACCATCCAAGGATCAGATGAGTTTTTGTTATAATGTTTCTAGCTGTCATTCATCCTTTCCAGAAGCAATGAAAAAGTGGAATGAATTTTATCAg CATGTAAAGTCATGTTCTGATAACCTTGATGACCTGTTGAAGTACTTATGGGCTGCACATGTCTCGTCTTTGAAAATTGCTCATAAAAGTTTTCATGATAG gttaaaatattattctaaacAAGAAGCGGATTTTGAAAGAAGCTGGGCTTTGTTCGTGGATTATTTAGCTCCACCACGCTTTCCTACAACTTTAACTAGAATGTATGAATTCCAGAAGGGCCTGCCGACACGGATGCTTGCTAGTGGGGATATAGCCCCTTTCATCAAGGACTTTACTGGCTTTCAGAACACAGTCCTGCTTGCTCTAAATTTTATCCGCAAAGTGCATGAATATACAG GGACCATTGTGATTATAACAGGTCCACCCAAATTACCCAGGACAAGCTCCCATCTCAAGATTCCAATTCGGTCACATCTGCAAATCTCTTTTGTTGT